Below is a genomic region from Astatotilapia calliptera chromosome 13, fAstCal1.2, whole genome shotgun sequence.
taaatattaaacattattgtgcagcacataagatcaacagaacacagtgtgctttgaggtaggagccaaaaagggtgtagtttgtgggtgtgatcacccgtgtgtacacctgtgagcatggacgcgcttgtttttttaaaaggttccttcatgtaatgatctgctagagggtgtgggggggggggggggggggggggggggcacagccccgtcctccagggcatgaagcaggtatggaggagatcaaaactccagacatccagaggccctcagaacacaagagaccaaggaagaccaacagaggggcagccgcgccactgtcccagaaagagctgaggagagtcccagatgagggctcactcagcagccgcggagcagaagccaggggggggggggttgcattgacgcgcctgtgagctccgccggcagccagctgtgcctgagtgaccgagccccaggccgagaagccgggggcaccccacctccgaagtggcccgagcaagccccaggctccaggccccgataagcggccaccaaggagtgagccggtgtgtacctggacgcccatccctggacacaaagaaccaccaacgcaccgacacctgagggagtccaccactggcaggggaagtggtggtggggagataggcctccaaaccttggagggcctgagatgtccccagagaggtggcgtctgatacccaacctgacatatagacacagacatacaggcacacacagatacaaacatccattcccaccctcatgctctcatatgcacttactccacactcaaccaacgtggagacagacatgaagagacgctgtacacacgatcacactccccaagcgtactctacgaaccgggtctaggtacccttgcccctggaagggggaactgcacccagacccaggtggtgttacccttttccctgcggtggggagaggcagaccgccctgactccgcagcagcagggaggccccacactccagaccgcagtcggacggccaactcctcctcctagccccccgctccagcaggccgcagagaacgggggtgagagaagactccaaacctccctccacccgctcattgtagtgttgatgcatgtgtgttctaaggtgcatttgaaacccaggagggcatggagctacctgccagagagcagcaggtaagcgcatagtgtGGCCACCTTTTTAAGTCATCCTGTGTAGGGATGTTCTCTCTAGACACTGGAATGTCTGCATGAGTGTAAATGTCAGGAAGATCTACTGTATATAGGTGTTCTCATTTAAACCACACACTTCTAATCCTGACAGGTGATAACTTGTCACCATCTTTTCTTGTCCCATTGTGCGAAGCATGAATTTTGTCTTCTTACCTTCTACACCCAGTTGTCTCATCAgcttttctgaacaaaacgtgGCTTGGCTCCCATTGTCCATGAATGCATAAGTCTCAATCAACTTATTGGCTTTCTTTAACTTAACCGACACAGGAACGATCGATAACACATGAATGCCTTTTCCGGCCCCTGTGGCTCCACAAATTCTGCCTGAACTGTGTGTTTCATCACTTGTTGTGGGAATGTCTGAGACATTTCTCTGGATGCAATCGTCTGCCTTACTGTCCTCCTCCCTTGTCCAATGAAGCATACTTGGATGTCTCTTAGAGCAGTACTCACACAATGATCTTTTCTTACAGTCCTTACTCAGATGACCTTGTGTCAGACATGCAAAGCACAGACCCTTTGCTTTAAGGAACTCTAGTCTTTCTTTGTAAGGCTGGTTTCTGACCTTTTGACATTCTGCCAGTGTATGCAGTTTTTCACAGTATATGCATCGTTTCTGGAAGGCATTGCTAGTGTGACAAGAAGCACTTTTATTAATTTCAGATGACCTTTCATTTGCAGCTTGTGTTACACTTGTAGCAAATGTGCTTCCCCTTTGCCTGGATGATCTAGTCATTCTCATATTTGCAAACGACTTTGCTTTATCTTCAGCATCCTTAATGTCACCAAACAAAGGATCTGCAGCTATTTTTGCTTGTCTGTTTATGAATCTGACCAGATCTGAGAACTTTGCTCTCCTTCCACTTGTTTCTTGAATGTCAAAAGCAGAggctttttctctcattttgtaTGGCAGTTTAGAGACAATAACTCTGAGGTTCGTGGGGATCTCCATCTCTTGCAGTTGACTGATGTCTTGCATTGCATTGTTACAACCAGTGAGAAACAGTGAATAGCTATGAAGAGCCTTTGCATcatctgttttgatttgtggCCAATCAAATGCTCTGTTCATGTAGGCAGTTGCAATTCTCAGTTCCATAATGACAAAACAGCAACTTCCCTGCCTCACTGTAGCCTTGTTGAGGATTCATGTGCTGACAACTTCTTACCAAATCTCTGGGTTCACCTCTGGTGAACTGTTCAAGGTAATATAACCTGTCACTGTCAGTTTTATCATGAATTGTATGGTCAAAGGCTCTTATAAATGGTATGAACTCAAGTGGATCACCACTAAAGATGGGAATGTCTCTTTGAGGCAAATGTGACAGTCTATGTTGTTTGACTAACATCTCAGTGATATCATTTTGTTTCAACATGACTTCACATAGATTCATTGGAATAACACTGGCATCAGTTTGGTGCAAGTCATCATGTTCACCTTGTACCTTTGGCTCTTGGAAGCTGAACTGCTTAACAGCTGATTCACACTGTTCCACATCATTTTTAAAGCTCTCATATTCACAGTCCTCTAACACTTTTATTTTGGCTGTAGAAGCAGCAATAGCTGTCTCGATCTCAAGCTGTTCTCTTTTTGACTTTAACTTACATTCTTCAATGTCCAAGGCTTGTCTCTGTTTCAAGGATGCGGCTCGTGCGAGCAGAGCAGCGCgctctgcttcttctttctGCCGTACAGATGATACTAAAGAAGCTCTGCACGACCTTGATGAGCAGCTACTGACTGAGCTTCTTCCAACGCTGGTATCTGATTTCTTTGCAGGTGGTCTAGCAGTCACTGACATGCTGTCATCTGGGCTCATGTCATCTTGATGCTGATGTCTTGTTACGATGATCCATTTCTCAACTTCAGTCATAAACGCACTGAACTGCTCCTTTTTTGGATTGAACCAGAGCATCTGGTCCACATTCCTTTCATCTTCTGGCAACAGCGACAGTACATAGTCGTTTGCAATTGTTCAATTTTAGCACGACTTGTAGCTTGGCAGCATATCATAGTCCAAAACTTTATCCATGAAAgcttatttcttcttttcttagaTTCTTCATGCATACAGCTCTGTGCACTTAACTGACTTGCTGTATCGAACTTTGTACGATCTCATAGCGATGCACTCGTCTCGCTCGGGAGCATGATGGTTTTACTTAATGTAATGGCTATCTTTGCTTCTTCTTGGAGTTCTCTATTTCTCTTATATCTAAAGTATGAGTCTGGATGGACAAGAGGCTGTTTTACGCGTCGGTTTgtgcaacaacgacggtaaaaccatcgtgtCGCTCCGCCATCCAatcgttcagtctgacgtcactagccgtgtctgggcctaaactctgctgcaggtccatatatcaaatgatcactgtggcattactgagagttgaaaaactgtctaaagtctttcatctttaataaaatgatcagcgttctgctctaccaggtgtaacaactgagtttaacatccatgcatccatgaaaacggaatttatgacatttaacggagttagaagttagcaggaagttagctcgctagcttccatctaaatacaatatagcatgtcctgactgcggcggtttggaaacaaattaaaatgtacagctttcTTATCACtgccaacataaatgaagacaaaaaactaaacagcagtgacgtttgtagggttactgaagtttggctagctggtatataatgatgtgctacatgaccgctagcgacacagctatgttagcataatataaacaagctaacttttttcccactcgataaaagttaacgtgagggttctcAGTTCTcagtaaacatgttaacaacacaaaagccatattacagtttttgcccgttgcttgaacactataaacccatgcttagactaaagtaacacaacgTGAAGCTGTTGTtaccatacctcaaacacatgtacccctaccttaaacaaaagcgcTGCTTTGCACCCCAGTACCAATTATGCAACACACCTACTCCCTcatgcaacacacatggtcctgcatgctacactctatttcatacataagacacttcgCTCACAAAATGAAATCTCAGGGTGCCATtcggaaaacacatgtatccaaaatacaaaacacatcgggtaattgcaaccactcaaatacacacctgaaggCACCTACTTGCAAAACCgaacaccaattagccaactACAAAAAGCCCTCAGCGTAGCCATTCcaagaactttgcaagcatggatggagggagagcaagaggataTTTACCCCGGTGCCTAGCGGGAGAGGACATTGCTTgcgatgttgatgaggtcctgtggccagaccccaacagacggcgggatccatgagcccacttatgcacaattgtcatggttttttgtgtttacagtatagtgttttttctattgcagtactattgtgttgttgttgttttatttgctgtacCTGTATTCATGGTACTGCAATGTACAGTATTGAGTAGGTCTATTTGCGTTTAtggttgtttggaaatgtgtctcctgtaaatgtgccttctgaataaacaatgggaatcaaggactgcagtgttttatgtacAGCAGACTAGTGTGTTCCCCCTGATCTGTGAGTGTTTGCATATGGTGCAggtatgtgtcattttgtcaacagagttacattttgacaaaggaatgttaggttttgacagcagagtttaggttttgggaGTAGAGTTCCAATTTGGCACAGATGTGAATAgtatatttcccagtgttgtgtcatgtgtacttgtgtgtacaGTTTTGGCACAGCGAGCGgggttttgcaaaatgtgttcaagcagtgggcaaaaactgtaaatgcagactactttaggcccggaagtaggattcagCAGTAAGTCACTGTAAGTCTTTctggtattcacagacgcggactaaagctttcttggctgctgcctcaaagcacactgtgcgctgtctatcttgcgtgttgcacaatatcgtttattatttagtaaatattgatatctatgactagctagtttattgtgatggtgctttgttttctctattattatgttgctctttgttgtttgctgtctcctctgtttgttttttttgtttgtttgtttttttctccatacaggtgacccaggagttcttttttttttctctctcttccccccccttctcaccgtctcttctcccctttggttttctttctttctctccccctctttctctcattcattccccctgtcctatttattaaaaaaaaaaaaaaaaaaaatgacaaaggatgaactgaagctctgccatcatgtaatgtcgcatactgctgtttctgatgtcatttaaaaaaaaaaaaaaaagaatagtatatttcccagtgttgtgtcatgtgtacttgtgtgtacaGTTTTGGCACAGCGAGCGgggttttgcaaaatgtgttcaagcagtgggcaaaaactgtaaatgcagactactttaggcccggaagtaggattcagCAGTAAGTCACTGTAAGTCAccacttacagttttttctgtatgcttaagcacattttttgtaactattggctaattttgcaaaactcttcacacaaataagaaaacctgtcacccaataatcaaaacattgtagttctctttcaaaagcaaacacagctagattaactcttcacaccttcgtaaaaatggtgtttccgtatcaaacagtacacacaagccatcatctactaagcacacaatgcgccaactgcacactgatggtatgaatacaaaacacatctggcttttgctttctctgtgcacaaggtaggctatgtcagtttgagctcatacttctgtcatagatccataagcatagagggatccaaacttcaagtactggtgtttattcaaacacatcaaaacaaacacaagtgtttatttccaagtataggatcatttgcaatcgccatattGACTATATGGGTCTCCACTAGATGGTGCTGTCTCAATACAGAGTAACAGAAGAGGACGGAGCCAGCTTCTGTAGAGCTTCTCGAactgtgacctttttttttcttttgctttctgcCTGAAGACAGAAAATATCCAGATATAGGGAATTTACAGTGTCTGAGTAACAGGATGTTAGAGTGGAGACTTGTTATTTTGATACTTAGTATCCACATAGACTGTTTCACGGGCAAGATGTGTCGAACATCTTAAAAGAACAGTGCCAAAGTGCTTTTCTAAATCTTATGACCACAtaaacagaatgaaaaaaaatatacataacgTTAAGGAAAATATAGTAATTGAATTCCCATCTATGTTGGTACAAGTGAACTAAAAGAACTTAGAATAAGTCAAACATATAAGCCACATACAGCCCGTTTTGATCCCAAGTCCCCTTCCTGTGTCACAAGTCAAATGTTGAATCGCTCTAATGTTTTTACataagaaacaaaagtacaattTTAACAGTAAGTTgctttgtgtgtaaatgtgaaaatagtGCCCTAAAGTGGGGCTCTTGAAAAgggaaacacaaaaagaaatgagagcAGAGACATTACATTAGAAGACCTCCTACACGGGCTTCTTAGCTTATTCCTAGTGTGGTCATATtttggaaaaaataattaagattGCATTGAGCTTTCTGGGGAGGCTGAGATGGACATTTCAGGCACTGCTCTTTATCCAGATAAAAGTAAAAGgttcttacagttttttctgaatgcttaaaccctaactgtgattcttatagcacaatttctaaaactattaatacttatagcaaaaccactcactgagtttgaaaaactaaaagcacaaaaactgctttgcactcagtttgccatTTTGTAATACACACTTTGCAAACCTGTAGTTACAATCCACTGCACAGCACTCTTTTTGCAGAACTGTAAACACAACTCACTGCTTTACACTCAATTTCCAAATGATCAACGCACTCCTAGCAAAACTATACACATTTAAAGCCATTATTTACACtattttgccaactgtctggcacactgtcacatgtgaaaacttttttagataattagttcactttgcaatcagcctaagcactataatacaggtaagctctgtgtgtggagtacaatggagggagcagaaagagtgagaagtagaggaggccgaggaagaggacgtggaggtgaagaagtaggatgaagaggacgacaaagacaaggaggagcaagaggaggacgaggaggggggagaggaagggtaagaagagtaagaaatagaattgctgatgacatcagagctacaatagtggaccatgtaatcaactgtggaatgaccctgagggaaaCTGGCCAACGGGttcagcctaactcgagccgctacactgtagcaagcatcATAAGGACATtttgagaatcggttagtacagtcactttgcactaagatttgtagcactgccatataccaatgagaaacacaataccatagatgtaaaaatactgaaattgtgaccagatgctggggcagaggaagcatgttcactgcagaccaagaaaCCCATATAGTCaatatggcgattgcaaataatcctatacttagaaataaacacttgtgtttgttttgatgtgtgtaaataaacaccagtacttgaagtttggatccctccaTGTTTACAGACCTATGACAAAAGTacgagctcaaactgacatagcctactttgtgcacagagaaagcaaaagccagatgtgttttttatttataccaTCAGTGTTTAGTtggtgcattgtgtgcttatTAATATGATGGCTTGTGTTAACTGTTGGATACGAAAATACCATTTTTACAAAGGTGTGGAGAGTTAAGCAAGGGTTATTCTCTTTTACAAgaaaactacaatgttttgctgATTGGGTGAagggttttcttatttgtgtgtagagttttgcaaaaatagccaatagttacaaaaaatgtgcttaagccaTCAGGAAAAACTGTAATGTATAGATACAGTAGGTAGAGTCCATTCAGTCCAGTGACCAGCAGGAGGTGCCACCTCTGGCTGCAGAAGGTAACTAGGAAAATTACCACCAGGCACCTTTGATTCATGACCTCAGTAAACTCTTTTCTGATTAATTTTATTAcaagaataatttatgtttcttattgtttaataaaaaacaaaaacaaaaaacaaaaacagacctgCCCAGTGTATATCATATACAGTTCACTGTATGGCCTCCTTTCTCCCATATGGCAAACAGTATCAACAACATCACTACATCCTGGAGCGCACAATCACTATTCTCAGTCACAGGGGGCTTGTTTCTGTGTATGTATGAATTGTTCTGTTGtattgcattatttttttatacatttctttCACATGTTTACATGTGGTGTATACAGCTGAAAAAGAAGCTATGAAAATCAATATGCGCTACTGTTTAATGGAAAAAGAGAATGTGTTTTTGAAGAATCCACAGGTAAAGTCCTGAACTGTTTATCCAAGTTTGGGTGATGGGTACATCCTCAACAGGTCATCAGCTGATCACACTGCTAACAAGTTTGGTTACTGCTGCTGTGGAGACTGTTTAGCTGTCTTTAGGAAAGGTATCTATTTCTCAGATATAACCAGGGAAAGAGCAGCCATGGGAAAGTTGGGGAGAGTGctgttaaagatatttaaagaTACCCAAATGGCTGCAGAGCATCTTGTTTCTACACCTTTCAGATGATCAGTGATCACCT
It encodes:
- the LOC113035085 gene encoding uncharacterized protein LOC113035085 — protein: MELRIATAYMNRAFDWPQIKTDDAKALHSYSLFLTGCNNAMQDISQLQEMEIPTNLRVIVSKLPYKMREKASAFDIQETSGRRAKFSDLVRFINRQAKIAADPLFGDIKDAEDKAKSFANMRMTRSSRQRGSTFATSVTQAANERSSEINKSASCHTSNAFQKRCIYCEKLHTLAECQKVRNQPYKERLEFLKAKGLCFACLTQGHLSKDCKKRSLCEYCSKRHPSMLHWTREEDSKADDCIQRNVSDIPTTSDETHSSGRICGATGAGKGIHVLSIVPVSVKLKKANKLIETYAFMDNGSQATFCSEKLMRQLGVEGKKTKFMLRTMGQEKMVTSYHLSGLEVCGLNENTYIQ